The genomic segment CTCCAAGATGGTAACATTAGTCCTCCTCTTTCCTAACTTATTTATTTTGACTACCTCACTAAAAACCCTGAAAACATTAAATATTATATACTTTAAAAACAAAAAGGAAACTAAAAACTGCTTAAAAAAAATATTTTTGATACTTTAAATTAAATAATAAATTTTATTATTTAATATTATTTTTATTTTATATAAGATATTATTTCCTTGTTAATAAATTTTATTTAAAGGATAGGTAATCTTTATGAAAAAACTTACAAATGACTTTGGAAATATAGTAGCAGACAATCAAAATTCACTTTCTGCTGGACCAAAAGGACCTTTACTATTACAAGACTATATCCTACTTGAAAAACTTGCTCATCAAAATAGAGAAAGGATACCTGAAAGAGTAGTGCATGCTAAGGGAAGCGGTGCTTATGGAGAATTAAAAATCACAGCTGATATTTCACAATTTACTAAGGCTAAAGTTTTGCAAAAAGGAGAAGTTACTCCACTTTTCTTGAGATTTTCAACTGTAGCTGGAGAATCCGGTGCAGCTGATGCAGAAAGAGATGTAAGAGGTTTTGCAATTAAGTTTTACACCAAAGAAGGCAATTGGGATTTAGTTGGAAACAACACACCAACTTTCTTTATAAGAGATGCTTACAAATTCCCTGATTTTATCCACACCCAAAAAAGAGATCCAAGAACAAATTTAAGAAACGCAAATGCAGCCTGGGATTTTTGGACATTATGCCCTGAAGCTTTACACCAAATTACAATTTTAATGAGTGATAGGGGAATTCCAGCAAGTTATCGACATATGCACGGCTTTGGAAGCCATACTTATAGTCTCATCAACGATAAAGGAGAAAGGTTTTGGGTAAAATTCCATTTTAAAACTCAACAAGGCATTAAAAATTTAACCAACAAAGAAGCTGAAGAAATTATTGCCAAAGATAGAGAATCTCACCAAAGAGATTTATACAATAGTATCGAAAAAGGGGATTTCCCTAAATGGACATTCCAAGTGCAGATTTTGCCTGAAAATGAAGTGGACAAATTAGGATTCAATCCCTTTGATTTGACAAAAGTATGGCCCCATAGCATCGTACCTTTGATGGATATTGGAGAAATGATTCTTAATAAAAATCCACAAAATTACTTTAACGAAGTAGAACAAGCCGCCTTTAGCCCAAGCAATATCGTGCCTGGAATTGGCTTTAGCCCTGATAAAATGCTCCAAGGCAGAATCTTTAGCTATCCTGATGCGCACCGATATAGAGTAGGAACTAACTATCATCTCTTGCCTATTAATAGAGCAAGAAGTGAGGTTAATACCTATAATGTTGCTGGGGCTATGAATTTTGATGAGTATAAAAACAAATCAGCTTACTATGAACCAAATAGCTATGATGATAGCCCAAAAGAAGATAAAAATTATTTGGAACCAGATTTGAATTTAGAAGCTGCAGCACAACGATATGCGCCATTGGATAATGATTTTTACACCCAACCAAAAGCCTTATTTGACATAATGAATGATTCTCAAAAAGAACAACTCTTTAATAATATTGCCTCATCAATGGAAGGTGTTGAACAAAAAATCATAGACAAAGCCCTAATGCATTTTGAAAAAATTAGCAAAGAATATGCAGAGGGTGTTAAAAAAGCATTGAGTAAATAACTTTTAGAGTGAGGATTCTCACTCTAAAATCATAGCTATTAAAAATCAATTTTTAGATTGACTAATAGATAAACAAGGATAAAATGATGAATGAAATTTCTTTAGAAGAAGAAAAGCGATTTGGAGAGCTTTGCAATATGGCTTTTAATTTCGCTAGAAATAATGAATTTGAAAATCTAAGGATTATGATAGAAGCTGGATTAAATGTTAATCTAAAAACACATAGAGGTGATACTCTACTTATGTTAGCAGCTTATAATAATTCTTTAGAAACCGCTAAAATGTTGCTTGAAAAAGGCGCTAAAGTGGATGAAAAAAATGATAGAGGACAAACCCCATTAGCTGGAGTTTGCTTTAAAGGATATCTGGATATGGCAAAATTATTAGTAAGCAATGGTGCAAATATTGATGAAAATAATGGCTTAGGAATGACTCCTTTTTCTTTTGCTATTATGTTTGGGCGTAAAGATGTCGCAAGATACCTTATGATACACTCCAAGCAAAGCCTCTTTAAAAAAATAAGTTTTTTAATTTTAAATCTTTTAAAAAAATAATCATTTTATTCTCTTCTTGACTTTAGAAATTCATAATATATAAGATTGAGTTTTTCTATACTTGCTTGCAATTCTTCAGAATGAGGAATTTGCGATTCTAATAATTCTAAACGTTTTTGCAAATAATTAAAAAGTTGAAATTGAATATCTGGAATCTTATTTAAATCATTACTTTTACCCTTTACTACAACCTTTGCAGGAATCCCAACGGCTGTAGAATTTGGTGGCACAGAAGTAATCACAACAGAATTTGCACCAATTTTAGAATTTGCTCCAATAGTAATATTACCGAGCACTTTAGCACCTGCTCCAATAACCACATTATCTTCTATCGTTGGGTGGCGTTTAGTTTTTTCTAAACTAACTCCGCCCAAACTCACACCTTGATAAATCGTTACCTCATTCCCCACTTCTGCTGTCTCTCCAATCACCACTCCAATTCCATGATCAATAAAAACTCTATGCCCAATTTTACAAGCAGGATGAATATCAATATTGGTAATCCATTGTGTAAAGCCCATCAAGATTCTAGCTAGAATCTTAAAGCCCTTTAAATGCAATTTATGAGCAAGTCGATAATGCACCAACGCAATTAATCCAGGGTAGTTAAAGAACAATTCAATTTTAGAATTAATCGCGGGGTCTTTTTCTAAAATAACACGAAAATCTTCTTTGATAATCCCAAAAAGGCTTGTAGAATATTTCAATTTAACTCACCTTGGCTCTTAAATACCGTTCGTAAATAGCCATTTTCACTTAGCATAACATAAAGCTGTCCCAAAACTTCTTTCTTCTCATCTTGAGGAATTTCTACGCTTTCATCAAGCTTTTGCTTAAGTCGCCTTTCAATTTCTTTGGTATCAAAATCCAAATCATCTAACACATCTAAAATCGTTTGTGCTTCTAAAAGATTCTCAATCTCATATTTTCCTTTTTCATTAAAAACCACGCTAAATTCCGTAGGGTGAGTAAAGAGATTATGTCGCATTCCAAGAACTTCTTGATAAGCCCCCACAAGAAAGAATCCCAAAAAGTATTCTTCATTATTCACATCAATGTCATGCAAAAACAAGGGGTAATTTTTATCAAAAGCAATCTCTCCATCACTATCACAAGTAATATCCCACAAACTCGCACTTCTTGTAGGATGCTTATTTAACCTATCAAGCGGAATAACTGGAAAATTCTGCTTCAATCCCCAATAATCTGGCAAACTTTGAAAAAAGCTACAATTTAGTAGATACCGCTCCTGCACCTGCTCTTGAATCCGAATAATATCGCTATGATTCTTATGCTTTAGAATCTTAATTACTTTTTTGATAATAAGATGCACTAAAACTTCGGTATTACTCCTATCTTGTAAATCAATATAACCTAAATCAAAAAGTGTGAGTAGTGACTCCATATGCTCTAAACTATCGTGTAAATATTCAATAGCCGATTTTTCATTAATCGTATTATACAAATCCAAAAGCTCTTCTACAAGTGGAGGATTTTTGTCTTTTAAATGTAAAGCTTTTTCATCATACTCTTGTGAAAACAGCTCCAAAACAGGACTAATTAAAACTGCGTGACTAGCAGAAACATAACGCCCCGATTCAATAAAAATATCAGGCTCAGGCTCTTTTTTGTTTTTGGCAATTTCTTTAAGCGTGAAAATAACATTTCCACTAAATTCCCCAAGTGTATAATTGCGATTTTGATAGGCTTCATGCTGTGTGTATTCAACAGCCAAACCACCCCCAATATTCACATTATTAAGATTTTTTGCTCCCATTTTGCGCAATTCAGCATAAATATTCCCAGCTTCTCTTAAAGCTTTTTTAAGTGGCGCAATATCACTAATTTGACTGCCAATGTGAAAATGAATCATTGTAAATTGTTCTAATAACTTATTTTTTTGTAAAAGATAAATGGCTTCCACTAATTCAGTTGCAGTTAATCCAAATTTAGAATTAATTCCACCACTTTTTGCCCAAATTCCAATTCCTGTGCTATGGAGACGAATTCGCAATCCAATTTTAGGATAAGGCTTTCCCATAGCCTTTGCTACTTCAATGATTGTCTCTAGCTCATTTAATCCTTCAATAGTTAAAGTAATATCATGACCCATTTTAGCTGCAATAAAACCTAAAGAAATCATTTCTTTATCTTTAAAACCATTAACGGTAATAGGAGCATTTTCATTGGTATAAGCCATCGCAATAATAAGTTCTGACTTACTTCCAGCCTCTAGCCCATAGCAACGATTCTGTGTTTGTTCCATAAGAGGCAAAATAAAATTAGGAAAATGATTGACCTTAATAGGAAAAACTGCTTTGAATTTACCCTTGTAGTGATATTCTTTAATAGAATTTTCAAAATGTGAGAAGATTTTTTCAACTTGTTTCTTCATTAAATGAGGAAATCGAATGAGTAAAGGACCGCGATATCCTTCCTCACGCATTTGTTTAACAATATCAATTAATGCAGGTTTATTACCAAAATTAACTTTAACCTTACCATCTTCAATAATAAAATCATCATTTGCCCAATAATGAATACCATAATCTACCATATAACTTCCCTTACAGAATTAAATAAGGCAAATTTTAGCATAAGTCCATTACAAAGCAAATAGAATAATCAATAAAAAAGGCTAAGCCATAATATCTAGCAAACTTTGATACATAGAATCAGCTGTTTGCATACTTACTGCATTAGCCTCTACACCATTTTGTGCTGTTATGGTATTAGCTGTGCTTTGAGCTAAGTCTGTATTTGAAGTCTCCAAAGTTGCATTTTGCACATTAGCACTAATTCCGCTTTGAGCGCTAGAAAAAGCGTTATATCCAGAATAACTATTCATTGAAATTGGATCCATTTAGCATCTCCTTATTTATGTAAAAGCATTATACTACTAAATTCCAAAAGAATCTACTAAAATTTTATTTTAGCGATAATATTTTCTTAGTTTTTCATCAAGTGGAGATAATAATCGATAAAATGCTGGCACCACAAGCAAACTAAGAATCATTGATACCAGCAAACCACCAATTACAGCAATTCCCATAGGAGACTTTATCCCACTTCCAGCACCACCTGCTAAGGCTAGAGGCAACATTCCAAAAATCATTGCAATAGTTGTCATTAAAATTGGTCGCAACCGAGTTTCCCCTGCTTTAATAATAGCATTCTCTAACTCCATACCCCCTCTGTGTTTTTCATTAGCCACATCAATGATTAAAGTTGCATTTTTACCCACAAGTCCCATAAGCAACATAAGCCCCATAATGCTAAACAAACTAAGCGATTCTCCACTAATAAAAAGCCCCAAAAAAGCCCCTGTAAAACTCAAAGGCAAAGTAATCATAATAATTAAGGGCTGAATGAGTGATTCATATAAAGCTGCTAAAATAAAATAAATCAAAACAAACACCATAGTCATTGCCACAACAAAAGCTTCATTAGTTTCTTGCATATATTTAGCATAACCCTCAATTTTATAATGAACACCAGATTCTAACCAAGAATCTTTATTTTCTTCCAAAAAATTTGTAGCCTCACCCAAACTGATATTTTCTGCTAAATTAGCATACACCATCACGCTTTTTTGCCTATCATAATGCCTAATTGTAGTAACTCCCCCTACTTCTTTAATCTCCACAATCCCTTCTAAAAATACATTTTCTCCTTTTGCATTGCGTAAGGTAAGAGTTTTTAAGTCTTTTATTTGATTTCTTTTGGGGGCTAACAACACAATATTATATTCCTTGCCATTTTCACGATAATAAGAAATTTCTTGCGCACCACTAAAAGCACCATTGATTACCAAAGCGATTTCTTGAGCGCTAAATCCATACTGACTTGCTAAAGCTCGATTGATAGTTATTTCTAATTGTGGCGTTTGGGGTTTAATATTTGTGTGAATATCTTTGTATTTTCCACTTTGCTCCATAAAGCTAGTGATTCTCTCCACACTTGTTTGCAAAGCAGTATTATCTAGTGAATAAAGTGCTAATTGAAGTGGCGAATCATCTTCTCCTAAGCTAATTTGAGGAATCTCAATTAAAGCAATTTCTAAATCAAATTGCTTTGTATAATCTGCATAAACTCCTCTTAAAAACTGCATTACTTCTTGCAAATCTCTTTCTCTTTTATTATAAGGCACTAAACGCACATAAATTTTTGCTTCATAAATCTTTTTTTCTGCTGTATAACCAATCTTTAAAATGCTATATTCCACCTCTTTTTCTTGATTTAATCGCTCTTGTATAGCCAAAGCTTGTTTTTGCATTGCTTCTAGCGAGATTCCAGGCTTAGCAGTGAGATTAATATCAAATTCTGCCTTATCTTCTGAGGGCAAAAACTCTACTCCCAGTCGCGTAATCAAAAGGAGTGAAACCACAAAAATACTTACAATACTTAAAATCACAAAAGCTTTATGGGCTAACACCCATTTAAGAATCCGCACATATAGCAATTCTAAAGCCTTGAAATATTTCTCTGTTTGAAGATAAAAAGCGCTTTGTGTGTGATTAGCAACCCTTGAGCTTAACATAGGGATAAAGGTAATAACCACAAAAAAAGAAATAATAATACAAGCACCAAGACTAATACCAAAAGAAACAAAGAATCTCCCCGTAATTCCACCCATATTGGCAATAGGCACAAAAACTGACAAAAGCATTGCAGAAATAGCTATTAGTGCAAAAATAATTTCCTTAACCCCCATTAATGCTGCTTCTTTACGCGACATTCCTCCTTCAATTTTTTTATAAATATTTTCAATTACCACAATAGCATCATCAATAATAATCCCAATTGCCAAAGTAATTGCTATTAATGTTGTGAGATTTAAAGTCATACCCCAATAATACATAAACGCAAAAGTTCCCATAATAGAAGCAGGAATACTCAAACTTGCAATCCAAGTCATTGAAGCATTACGCAAAAAGAAAAACACTACAAAAACTGCCAAAAACGCACCCAAAATCAAATCAAGCTCCACCGCCCAAATCGTGTCTTTGATATAAGTAGTCGTATCTCTTAAAAGCATTAAATTGTATTTTGGACTACTTTCTTGCAAACTTGGCAGAATCTCTCTAATAGCATCTGTGATTTCAATCTCATTTGCCCCTGAAATCTTTTGTATTTCAAGCAAGATTCCACTGCCTTGAATATCTTTAGAAAGCAAGTTTGCAAAGCTTCTTTGCTCTTCTGTAGAATCTTCAATCTTAGCAATATCACTTAGCTTAATATTATCTCCCACAAGAATATCACCTAATTCTTTTAAATTATTAGAATCGGCTTGTGTGAGAATCTTCCATTCCTTATCTTTAGCGATGATTCTGCCCCCATCAATTTCTACATTTTGTGTGCCAATAGCTCTTGTTAAATCCAAATAAGTCAAGTTGTATTGATTGAGCAAAGTAGGATTAGGTATGATTTTAATCTCTCTTTCTAAAAATCCAACCAAATTAACCTTGCCCACGCCTTTGATGCGTTGTAATAAAGGCTTAATATTCCAATTTGTATGCGTATTTATTTCTAAAAGTTCTTTTTCATTGGTAATTGGAGTTTTAGATGACACAAAAAGCGAAATAATAGGCGCACCACCAACATTAAATTTTTCAACCACAGGAGATTTCACTTCACTTCCAAAGCTAACAGATAGCACCTTATCGCGCACATCATTAGCTGCAATTTCAAGGGGCTTTTCTAGCTCAAACTCCGCAACCACCACGCTCACGCTATCGCTACTATTAGAAGTGATTTTCTTTAGCGATTCAATCCCACTAATGGCTTCTTCAATCTTTTCTGTTACCTTGCTCTCAACAATCTCAGGATTAGCCCCAGGATAAAGCGTGGTAATGGTAATCACAGGAATATCAACATTAGGATAAAGTGAAACACTAAGTCTTTTTAGAGCATCTATACCAAAAAATATCAACGCCAAAACAAACATTAAAGTTGCAATGGGTCGCTCTATTGCTATTTTTGACATTATTGCCCCAAAATCAAACCATCACCAAAGATTCCAGAGGGCAAATCTCTTTTTAAGAGCGCCTCTGCTTTTGCCTTCTTGGTTTTCATATCAATACTAGGATAGATTTTTGTGAGAATTAAAGGGTCTTTTTGTGCAATATTTTGGAGTTTGTATTGAAATTTATCACCAACTTTGACTTGACTAAAATACTGCGAATCAAACTCAATCATTGCCTTTTTTTGCTTGGATTCTAATACAAAAAGTTTGCTTGAAATAGCCCCCACACCATCACCCACTTCAACAAATTTATTACTAATAACACCACTAAAGGGGGCATATAGGATAGTTTTATCCAAAAGCTCTTTTTGCAAATCATAGTTAGCTTGTGCTTTTTTAAACGCATAAAGACTAGATTGGTATTGAGATTGTATTCTTTCAAAAGTGTTTTTATCAATCACATTTTTAGAGGATTGATAACGCTTGTATTGAGATTCTAAAAAATTATATTCAATTCTAGCAGAATCCAAAGTTGCCTTGGCAATTTTCACATTTTCTTGCAAATCCTTTGCTTTAAGTGTGAGTAATTTCTCCCCTTTTTCAACAAAATCTCCTACTTCTACAAAAATCTCTTCTATAACGCCATTACTAGCTAAACTTAAAGTGGCACTTTGAGTGGCTTGGATATTAAAAGTCGCATAAATCTCCTCTCCAAATAATGGCAAAAAACATAAAATACTGATTAAAATTTGCCTCATAAAAACTCCTCTAGATTCTCACCATTAGAATAAAGAAATTCTGCCTTTTTAATCTCATAATCAAAACGCGCTTCATCATAAAAAGATTGTGCGTTAAAAAGATTTGAAAGTGCTTTTAGGTATTGTGTGTAGTCAATCAATTGTGAATTAAATTTTTCTTTTGCATAAGTATAGGCTATGGAAGCAGAAGTGAGTGCAGAAAAAGCCCACTGAATCTTTTCCTTTGCAGTTTCAAGGGCACTTTGGGCAATGATGCGCTCCCTTTTTTGAGAATCTTTTTGATGAGCGTATTCAAAGTTAGCTGCCAAGGCTTGTAAATGGGCTGATTCTTTGGCTTTTAGCGTCGCAAAAGAATCAAAAAGCACAAAAGAAACACTAACCCCAAAAATATTTTGATACTTAGGATCTTCAATAGAAATGGGAAAAGGAAGCGTTGGAATATTGCGATTATGGTATTGATAGTTTGTATAGCGATTGCTTAAGGCGATGGTTGGCAAATAAGTGTATTGCGTGGAAACACTTTCTAGGCTTTTGACATAATGGAATTGTGCTTGTAAATCTGCCCTTTGTTTTTGTGGTGTTTGAGCAGAAATTTCTTTAATATTTACCAAATCATCTAAAAGAAAATTCTCCACTCCGCTTAAAAGGCTTATTTGTTCTTTACGAGCTTCTAGAGCTAAATCAATATTTTCTAATTGATAAGAATTTTGTGCGAACTGCGATTTAATCGCCTCTAGCGTATCTTGTGAAGCAAGTCCAGATTCAAAAAAAGTCTGATATTTGATAATGCTTTGTTCTAATTCATTTTGCTGGCTTAAAAGTGCTTTGCGTTTTGATTTTAAAGCTAGAGCTTGAAAATATTCTTGAATGATTTTCAAAAAAATCTGCTGCTTCGTGCTTAAGGCAGAAAATTCAGAAGCTTTGATTTTATGGTCTTGAATCGAAAATTTCCCTTCTCTTTTTAATCCATCAAACAAAAGCCAAGAAGCTTCAACAAAAGGTCCATTTACGCTTTTGGGATAAAAAAGGTCTGGATTATTGATATTTTGATAGGCATAGCCTACTTCAACTTTGGGCAAATATCCAGAATAAAGTGCCTTTTTTTCTTCCTTTAGGGCTTGAGTTTGGTAATTTTTTGATTCTAGCAGGGGATTATTATTAGCATTAATAATAAGAGACTTTAGAGGATTTGCAGATATATCTATACAAAAAAGACAAAAAACCATTAAAGACATTATCTTTTTTGACATTTTTCCCCTTTGATTATCAAGATTCTATTGAAAATATTCCTATGCAATTTCTCAAGAATTGTATCTAAAAAACCACTAAAAGAAACTTTTTGCAAATAAGTTATTTAAAACCACTAGATAGGAGAATCCCTATTTTTAAAAATTAGCTATGAATCTTGATTTAGATATTCTTGCAAAAGAATATGAAGTTTTTCTTTAAGCTCTAAAGGGGAGATAATCTTGATATAAGGTATCCATTGTTTTACCACATTTAAAAGCTCATCATCATAAGAAAAACGCACATTCAAAATAAAATATTTTTCATCCTCATCTACTATTTCACAATATTCAAATAATTTTTTTCTAAAAAAATAATCTTTTCCCTTTTTATCTAGCTTGATTGTCGCTTCTTTGGTCGCATTAAGCCAGATGCTTGCATCCTCTTTGATTTGTTGTAAAAATTCTTGCTGTGGAGTAAAATTCTGCTTTGTAATTTTTAGATTCTTTATCTTGCTTAATGCAAAATGCTTTAACTTGCCCTTTTCATCGACTAAAACATACCAAATCCCTTTATTATTAATAAGCTTATAGGGATTAACCTCACGATTCTTATCTTTATCTTTATAGACAAAACTCAAAACATTATGCTTCACAATAGCTATGCTTATGGATTCAAATAATTCATAACTCACTTTTTCAAAGCCTTCATTTTTTACCATAAAAACGCTATTTACTTTAGAGTTTAGCAAATCTGTTATAAAATCCTTATCCAGTTTTGGATAAAGCTCTTGAATCCCGCTTAACATAGCAAAATTTTGTATATCTTTAAAACTAAGCTTACCGAGAACAAAAGATTCTAAAAAATACTTGCCATTTTCTTTTTTGATAGGCATAAAAGAAAGTCTTTGGTTTAAATCTCTTTGTATGGTTCTAATATCTACGCCAAACTCACTTGCTAACTCTTCTAAACTAAACCTTCCCCCATCATTAAAACGCATTAAAATTTGCGCTAAACGCACTGCAAGTTTATCGTGATTCACAATTATTCATAACCCTTATTTTAATATGACAATCTCTACAAATTTTAAAAAAAGCATCACCCTCTCTATTATATATCCATTTATGCTCTGGCTTACCAAATCTTTCATGTTCACACAAACTACATCTTTCAATAATAACACATTGTTTGTTTTTATCTGCTCTTTCATAATTATGAAAATAATCACTTTGCTTAAACCCACATAATTCACACACTCTATATCCATAACATCTGTTAGGATTTTCTATCACAGGTGGTTCATTGAAAAAATGTTTGCTTTTTGTAATATATTCTCCACAATCAGGGCAAACTTTTGAAAAAAGCATTCGGGTTTACCCTCTTCATTTTTAAATTCTCCCGCATGTCAATTAGTTGCACATTTAATTTTTAAAACTGTATCCACGATAACCTCTGTTGCAGAAGTTGCTTTTTCTTTTACCGCTTCTGAAGCTTCAAGTGCTTTTTCTTTTAAACTATCTAAAAATCCCACAAAAACTCCTTGGCTATTTAATGAATTGCAAAATAATCGAAGCGATACTAGTTATTAAAGCTAGACTTGAAATTACAATACTAAAAGTAGTATTTTTCTTGCTAATTTTAAACTCTAAATCACTAATTTTACTTTCTTTTTCTTTTATATCATTTTCTATTTGCATTTTAAAATTAATAAATTCTTGATAATGAGTCTCTATTAATTTGTGTTGTTCATCATCAATTTGTCGCTTTTTATCAAGACGCTCTTCAAGCTCTTTTATATCTTCTTCTATATCTTTTATATCTTCTTTTGTCTCATATATTTCTTGTTTTGCTTTTTGCATTTCAGCAATACGTTGTTGTGCTTGATGACAAATTGTTGCTGTAATTTCTTTACTAATTTTTCTTGTATCATTTGACAAACTTTGCATAGCTTTTTCATCTTTTTCATATTTTTCATATATCATTAACGCCATTTCATTTATCATTAAATCCGCAAAAACCATATCACAGCAAATAAGTTTGATAGTTTCTTGTATAAGTTCATTTTGAGCTCCTATAGCTTCAGCATTTGCTATATCAGCATCAGATAGTGCATTAATCTTTCTATCTCTTTCGCTTTCAGCAAATGGATTTATAGTTTCAAAAAATGAATTTTTTATATTTTTGGCTTTACAAGCCAACTCTTTAGCTCTAACA from the Helicobacter colisuis genome contains:
- a CDS encoding TolC family protein, with product MSKKIMSLMVFCLFCIDISANPLKSLIINANNNPLLESKNYQTQALKEEKKALYSGYLPKVEVGYAYQNINNPDLFYPKSVNGPFVEASWLLFDGLKREGKFSIQDHKIKASEFSALSTKQQIFLKIIQEYFQALALKSKRKALLSQQNELEQSIIKYQTFFESGLASQDTLEAIKSQFAQNSYQLENIDLALEARKEQISLLSGVENFLLDDLVNIKEISAQTPQKQRADLQAQFHYVKSLESVSTQYTYLPTIALSNRYTNYQYHNRNIPTLPFPISIEDPKYQNIFGVSVSFVLFDSFATLKAKESAHLQALAANFEYAHQKDSQKRERIIAQSALETAKEKIQWAFSALTSASIAYTYAKEKFNSQLIDYTQYLKALSNLFNAQSFYDEARFDYEIKKAEFLYSNGENLEEFL
- a CDS encoding helix-turn-helix transcriptional regulator codes for the protein MNHDKLAVRLAQILMRFNDGGRFSLEELASEFGVDIRTIQRDLNQRLSFMPIKKENGKYFLESFVLGKLSFKDIQNFAMLSGIQELYPKLDKDFITDLLNSKVNSVFMVKNEGFEKVSYELFESISIAIVKHNVLSFVYKDKDKNREVNPYKLINNKGIWYVLVDEKGKLKHFALSKIKNLKITKQNFTPQQEFLQQIKEDASIWLNATKEATIKLDKKGKDYFFRKKLFEYCEIVDEDEKYFILNVRFSYDDELLNVVKQWIPYIKIISPLELKEKLHILLQEYLNQDS